From a single Syngnathus scovelli strain Florida chromosome 2, RoL_Ssco_1.2, whole genome shotgun sequence genomic region:
- the hoxc13a gene encoding homeobox protein Hox-C13a gives MTTSLLVHPRWADTLMYVYDKSPNESGPNKSQTMEALSGNCPATHCRDLMSHPALGRHSGTIGGGHHHHHPHQGSVYSDISSPDAARQCPAPQSTSGASLGYGYPFGGPYYGCRLSHAHNVNLQQKPCSYHPADKYAEPSTALPSDELSSRPKEFAFYPSFAGSYQAVPGYLDVSVVPGISGHPEPRHDALIPVEGYQHWALSNGWDGQVYCSKDQTQSAHLWKSPFPDVVPLPPEVSSYRRGRKKRVPYTKVQLKELEKEYAASKFITKDKRRRISAATNLSERQVTIWFQNRRVKEKKFVSKSKSNHLHAT, from the exons ATGACGACTTCGCTGCTTGTGCATCCACGCTGGGCGGACACCTTGATGTACGTGTATGATAAGAGTCCGAATGAAAGCGGGCCGAATAAGAGCCAAACAATGGAGGCACTGAGCGGCAATTGCCCCGCGACCCACTGCAGGGACCTGATGTCGCACCCCGCCCTGGGACGCCACTCCGGCACCATCGGCGgcggccaccaccaccaccacccacaCCAGGGCTCCGTCTACTCGGATATCTCCTCGCCGGACGCCGCTCGCCAGTGTCCCGCCCCACAGTCTACGTCGGGCGCCTCGCTCGGCTACGGCTACCCGTTCGGGGGCCCCTACTACGGCTGCCGGCTGTCCCACGCGCACAACGTCAACTTGCAGCAGAAGCCGTGCTCGTACCACCCCGCGGACAAATACGCCGAGCCCAGCACGGCGCTGCCCAGCGACGAGCTCTCGAGCCGGCCCAAAGAGTTTGCCTTCTACCCCAGCTTCGCCGGCTCCTACCAGGCCGTGCCGGGCTATCTGGACGTGTCGGTGGTGCCCGGCATCAGCGGCCATCCCGAGCCGCGACACGACGCGCTCATTCCCGTGGAGGGCTACCAGCACTGGGCTCTCTCCAACGGCTGGGATGGGCAGGTGTACTGCTCCAAGGACCAGACGCAGTCGGCTCATCTATGGAAGTCACCCTTCCCAG ATGTGGTGCCGTTGCCGCCCGAGGTGAGCAGTTACCGGCGCGGGCGCAAGAAGCGCGTGCCTTACACCAAGGTGCAGCTGAAGGAGCTGGAGAAGGAGTACGCGGCTAGCAAGTTCATTACCAAAGACAAGAGGAGACGCATCTCGGCCGCCACCAACCTTTCGGAGCGCCAAGTCACCATCTGGTTCCAGAACCGGCGGGTCAAGGAGAAGAAATTTGTCAGCAAATCCAAGAGCAATCACCTGCACGCCACTTGA